In the Populus trichocarpa isolate Nisqually-1 chromosome 1, P.trichocarpa_v4.1, whole genome shotgun sequence genome, one interval contains:
- the LOC7472728 gene encoding disease resistance response protein 206: MRATCILLCFFTFLVASSAHPGKKKQYKPCKELVLYFHDIIYNGQNAANATSAIVAAPEGANLTILASQFHFGNIAVFDDPITLDNNLHSPPVGRAQGMYIYDTKNTFTAWLGFSFALNSTDHQGSINFIGADPIMIKTRDISVVGGTGDFFMHRGIATIATDAFEGEVYFRLRVDIKFYECW, encoded by the coding sequence atgagagcaaCCTGTattcttctctgtttctttaCGTTTCTTGTTGCGTCTTCAGCCCATCCGGGGAAGAAGAAGCAGTACAAACCGTGCAAGGAATTAGTCCTATACTTTCATGACATTATTTACAATGGCCAGAACGCTGCCAATGCAACCTCAGCAATTGTGGCGGCACCGGAAGGCGCCAACTTAACCATCTTAGCAAGCCAGTTCCATTTTGGCAACATTGCAGTTTTTGATGATCCCATTACCCTTGACAACAATCTTCATTCACCGCCGGTCGGTAGGGCACAAGGCATGTATATTTATGATACCAAAAACACCTTCACTGCCTGGCTAGGCTTTTCATTTGCCCTCAATTCCACAGACCACCAGGGCAGCATAAACTTCATCGGAGCAGACCCAATTATGATAAAGACTAGAGATATATCCGTGGTTGGAGGCACTGGGGATTTCTTTATGCACAGGGGAATTGCTACCATTGCCACCGACGCATTTGAAGGCGAGGTGTATTTCAGGCTCCGAGTTGACATCAAATTCTATGAATGTTGGTAA
- the LOC127905746 gene encoding dirigent protein-like codes for MEAKRLILALFLLFLLSKSSAFPSRKSRVHKPCKRLVFYFHDIIYNGKNSKNATAAIVGAPAWGNKTILANQNHFGDLVVFDDPITLDNNLHSAPVGRAQGIYVYDKKEIFTAWLGFSFVFNSTEHKGSINFAGADPLMNKTRDVSVIGGTGDFIMARGIATLMTDAFEGEVYFRLRVDIQLYECW; via the coding sequence ATGGAAGCTAAAAGACTAATTTTAgctctcttccttctcttcttgcTCTCTAAATCCTCTGCTTTCCCTAGCAGAAAATCTCGAGTTCATAAACCATGCAAAAGATTAGTCTTCTATTTCCATGACATTATTTACAATGGCAAGAACTCCAAGAACGCAACCGCGGCAATTGTGGGGGCACCAGCTTGGGGCAACAAGACCATATTGGCTAACCAAAACCATTTTGGTGACTTGGTTGTTTTTGATGACCCCATTACCTTAGACAACAACCTACACTCGGCCCCAGTAGGTCGTGCCCAAGGGATTTATGTGTATGACAAGAAAGAAATCTTCACTGCCTGGCTAGGTTTCTCTTTCGTTTTTAACTCTACTGAGCATAAAGGAAGCATAAACTTTGCCGGGGCTGATCCATTGATGAACAAGACTAGGGATGTTTCAGTGATTGGTGGTACTGGAGACTTCATCATGGCTCGAGGAATAGCCACATTGATGACTGATGCATTCGAGGGTGAAGTTTATTTCAGGCTTCGTGTTGATATTCAGTTGTACGAGTGCTGGTGA